Proteins from a genomic interval of Arvicola amphibius chromosome 10, mArvAmp1.2, whole genome shotgun sequence:
- the LOC119824294 gene encoding olfactory receptor 2L13-like has product MEKWNQSSSDFTLLGLFPQNQTGLLLLLLIIFMFSVALLGNSAMIHLIRVDSRLHTPMYFLLSQLSLMDLIHISTTVPKMAFNFLSGQKSITFLGCGVQAFFFIAMAGCEGLLLVSMAYDRFVAICHPLHYPIRMSKMMCLKMIIGSWTLGSINSIAHTVYALHIPYCHSRSINHFFCDVPAMLPLACMDTWVYEYMVFVSTSLFLLLPFLGITASYGQVLFTVFHMCPTEGKKKAFTTCSTHLTVVTFYYAPFVYTYLRPRSLRSPTDDKILAVFYTILTPMLNPIIYSLRNKEVLGAMTRVFGTFYSTKH; this is encoded by the coding sequence atGGAGAAATGGAATCAGAGCTCAAGTGATTTCACTTTGTTAGGATTGTTTCCACAGAATCAAACAGGCCTTCTGCTTTTGCTGCTTATCATCTTCATGTTTTCTGTAGCGTTGCTTGGCAACTCAGCAATGATACACCTCATTCGTGTGGATTCCAGACTacacacccccatgtactttcttctcagtcagctttctcTCATGGACCTGATTCATATTTCTACCACTGTTCCCAAGATGGCATTCAACTTCCTCTCTGGCCAGAAAAGCATTACCTTCCTGGGCTGTGGAGTtcaagcatttttctttattgctatgGCAGGTTGTGAGGGTTTGCTCTTGGTCTCTATGGCCTATGACCGTTTTGTTGCCATCTGCCACCCTCTTCATTATCCCATTCGCATGAGCAAAATGATGTGTCTGAAGATGATAATAGGATCTTGGACATTGGGCTCCATTAACTCCATAGCACATACAGTCTATGCTCTTCATATTCCTTACTGCCATTCTAGGTCCATTAACCATTTCTTTTGTGATGTTCCAGCCATGCTACCCCTGGCCTGTATGGACACTTGGGTTTATGAGTACATGGTGTTTGTGAGCACAAGCCTGTTTCTCCTACTTCCTTTTCTTGGCATCACAGCTTCCTATGGACAGGTTCTTTTTACTGTCTTTCATATGTGCCcaacagagggaaagaaaaaggcctTCACTACATGTTCAACTCACTTAACTGTGGTGACATTTTACTATGCACCTTTTGTCTACACTTATCTTCGACCCAGGAGTCTCCGTTCTCCCACAGATGATAAGATTCTGGCTGTTTTCTACACTATCCTCACCCCCATGCTCAACCCCATCATCTACAGTCTGAGAAATAAAGAGGTCCTGGGGGCTATGACAAGAGTCTTTGGGACATTCTATTCAACTAAACATTAA